From the genome of Phoenix dactylifera cultivar Barhee BC4 chromosome 17, palm_55x_up_171113_PBpolish2nd_filt_p, whole genome shotgun sequence:
TCTACAAAAGCTTCCATTTTGCAACATGTCCAACCAGGGACTAAAGAGGATCCCAACTCACATTAATCCAACAGCTACCTAAGTTGAATTCCATCTTTGTCAAATAACCATGAAGTtcactaaatttgaaaaaataaaataaactaaaataaaaGCCATAACCTTCGACGTAATATACTAGGAAGTTTATTTACCGGTCGCATGAGATTATCTTTTTGCCattattttttagaaatttGAAACTAGATTCTAAAATTAAAATTCGAAAACCATCCCctttattttatgttttttttacaATTATTAATACAAAGCATGACCGCACGATGATGTCATGCTTTCCTCACAAAGATTTGGCTGGTTGACAAATGAAGGAGTTATGGCCTCTCTTTGTCAAAAAAAGTTAGCTAATCTCGAATTAAATGAGTGGCAGACCTTGACTCAAATGAAAATTAAAGTTAGCTGTCCGATTCCATATCATAGTAAATTGAGGACTTCCATGTAGCATTTAGAGGCTCTCTCTTCAAGGAGGCTATTTTGTAGTTCGATAATGAACAATCTCAAGTTCTCTATCAAAGAAATTATATTAGACGAACACGAGTTACATTCAAACTGTGATGTACTCTaatcattattttattatataaaattaattttagctATAACCAGGGCAAGCAATGGACTCCCAACAATGAGCCTATCTTGATTGTGAAAAAAACGGATGCCCATAATGCATTAGCAAACAGCGTATGCATACACATCTATGTGATGAAATCTCATACAATCAGAATAAGATTCTGTAAGATCATACAAATGTCTCTCTCTCAAAGGAAAAGCTTCTTTTACATTGTTAGTCTCTACCCCATCTAATCTCCAGAGGCTACTTTTACAATCTTGTAGTCTACCTATCACTTCTCCTGCTTGGGTATATGACTAGAGAGTGTTTGCAAATTTCTTCTAGCCCCAAATCTCCCATCATGCAAAAAGTAcaaaagaaaatgttaatttcgtttctcttttatatatatatatatatatatatatatatatatatatatatatatatatatataacagaaAATCATTATAATATGGGCTGCAAAGGCCCTCCTGTCTCCCTCTCATGCTTGCCAGATCTCAGGCAATTCCTGAAAATCTCCTGCTTCCATTAAGAGCTTCAACCAAAAATTCATGTCATCATCATTGTAATTGGACGGACTGAACGTGGAGAAGGCATCACTAAGAGAATTAGGAGGAGGACCGGCTATCATGTTGTAATCCATGGGCGCGTCACAGTTCTCAATTGATAATGCCTCCGACCAGAAACTGTCGTCCATTTCCGGGAGTTCAGCCGAAGAATCCGTGCACTCTTCTTTGATGCCGATTTCTCCTATGATGGCGGATGAATTGGTGGTGGCTGAGGAGGAGATGTCGCTGCAAGACTGCGATGGGGATGGGGACACGGGCACAGGGCTCGGCTTTCCTGGCTTCCCGTCGGGCACCATGGCAATCGCTTGCAACTTGGCGGGTCCGAATTCCATCCCAGCCATGGCATCACCTTGGCCGGCCTTTCGCTTCCTGTTGGAATTTTGGACCAACTGGTTCGGACTCACTCGCTTCTTCAAGTGGGTGTGCCACACATTCTTGATCTCATTGTCTGTTCGTCCATGCAGCTGCGCTGCGATCGCAGACCATCTGGATGAAAGAAGGCAGGCAGGCACGCATGTTAGTCTGCGATCAGATCAGGTGTTTCGACTGAAATTTTCGATCATATCGAATATTATATAAAAGAAATAATTCACAGCCATCAGCTCCGTATCTTGTATTTAGATTTGAGATTTGAAGTCCCAGCCCCGGAAATCATTTGGTACAAACAAAGTGGTTCCAGGATCTCGGTCGGTGTGACCGGCTGGCGGATGGGAAGAGTACAACGGTACCTGAAGCCAAAGAATCTTTTGGAGGTCTTTGCTTGCTGTCTTATTATTGAAGGAAGCGAATTATTTTTTGAAGGAAGCGAACTTGTCAGGTTCTGTCTTCCGAGAGtgaggaaagaaaagagggaTTAAGGAGGTTGGGAGCAAAGGAAAAGTATGGAAAAGGCGACGAGATTCCAAGAGAAAAGTTCCAACACAAATCTCCACCTCTTAGCCCGGTACCTCGAGCTCGATTCGAGAATGAATGAATTTCGGCTGGAGCTGGAACCAATTGGTTTTCcgacttttattaatttctgTTTCTTTTTAATGAGCGACAAGGAGGAACAACCCTTTCCTCCATGATGTTCGCACGACTCTGCAAAAATTTGCTTGTAGGAATCTGAAATGGACCGAGGCTTACCTATTTCCAAGCATTTCATGCAGGTTGATGataatctcttcttcttccttggtgaaGTTCCCTCGCTTAATGTCTGGTCGGAGGTAGTTCGTCCATCGGAGCCTGCAACTCTTCCCACACCTCAATAGACCTGAAGAGCAGAGGAGAGCAGCTACGTTAGACTGCTAATTATCGATTCCAATTACAAACATCAAACACTCAATTTCCgtgtcttttcttctccccctcccccaaaagaaaaaaaaaaaaagagaagaagcttaGATCCTTAGAATCTCTGTTCAAGATTATCTTTAAGCAAATTCAAACATTTTGGCTCTTTAATCCCTTTGATCCCTCTATTTACACATTTAACGGACCATATATTCCCTTTGTAACTGACCAGCTTGCCTGGGGAGAGCGCGCCAGTTGCCATGGCCGTATCTCTGGATGTAGGAGACCAGAATCCGGTCTTCTTCCGGAGTCCAGGGGCCCTTCTTCAGACCCATCTTCTCGCAGCATGGAGCTCTCACCATCTTTATGTGTCCTTGAGGAGTCTCACTCCAGCTCGTCTTCTTGCCTCCCACCacctctctctcgctcgctccgATGCAAGCCCGCTGTAGACGACGCTGGGACACCCTAGGCTATTTATGTTAGGAATCCAAGGGACAATGTGGGGAAATTCACAGGCCAGGAAATTCTCGGAAATGCCCACTCCATAATAATTTTCGTGGTCATTTACCCAACCAAACCTTTCTTTGATTTATAAAAGCATGCAACTTTGATGCAGACCGACACTTGAAAGTGCTGAGTGAGACGCGGTTTGCTTGCGGGTTCTCCAACCTGTAGTTTTACGGTACAAGTTATATCCTGCACCGTATGTATTATATGGTGTCCGTACTTGTAGGTCTAGGTCGATCATCAAGATCGAGAAGTGTTTGATGGATGGATCCAGTAGAAGCAAGCATCTTTGATTAGCCATATAGTGCATATGATATCtcataggatataatttcttataTCATGTTgcttataaatattatttttcaacaaaaataaaattactgcCAACCATGACCACTAATTTCTA
Proteins encoded in this window:
- the LOC103718266 gene encoding transcription factor MYB30, with the protein product MVRAPCCEKMGLKKGPWTPEEDRILVSYIQRYGHGNWRALPRQAGLLRCGKSCRLRWTNYLRPDIKRGNFTKEEEEIIINLHEMLGNRWSAIAAQLHGRTDNEIKNVWHTHLKKRVSPNQLVQNSNRKRKAGQGDAMAGMEFGPAKLQAIAMVPDGKPGKPSPVPVSPSPSQSCSDISSSATTNSSAIIGEIGIKEECTDSSAELPEMDDSFWSEALSIENCDAPMDYNMIAGPPPNSLSDAFSTFSPSNYNDDDMNFWLKLLMEAGDFQELPEIWQA